Proteins from one Microbacterium proteolyticum genomic window:
- the hrcA gene encoding heat-inducible transcriptional repressor HrcA, translating to MVSERGLQVLRAIVQDYVDTREPVGSKAIVERHAFGVSAATIRNDMALLEDEDLIVAPHTSSGRVPTDKGYRVFVDHLAELRPLSSAQRSAITSFLDEAGDLDDLLARTVRALTQLTGQVAIVQYPSFARANLSHVELVALGGPRVLVILVTDTGRVSQRIALVPFEPSEGDIVQLRARVGALLVGRSVADCAQTVATTDAPRPGNALDAIADAVLRVVGEELEEFRQDRLVMAGAATLAKRESDFRGSIYPLLEAIEEQVTLLRLMTEMVADEQGLSASIGRENEPFGLVEASVLASRYDGSAGGARVGLLGPMRMDYSSNLAAVRAVAHYLTRMLEDDDTAR from the coding sequence ATGGTGTCCGAACGCGGCTTGCAAGTGCTCCGCGCGATCGTCCAGGACTACGTCGACACGCGCGAACCCGTCGGCAGCAAGGCGATCGTCGAGCGGCACGCCTTCGGGGTGTCGGCGGCGACGATCCGCAACGACATGGCGCTGCTGGAGGACGAAGACCTCATCGTCGCTCCCCACACGTCGTCGGGGCGCGTGCCGACCGACAAGGGCTACCGCGTCTTCGTCGACCACCTCGCCGAGCTCCGCCCGCTGTCTTCGGCGCAGCGGAGCGCCATCACGTCCTTCCTCGACGAGGCCGGCGACCTCGACGACCTTCTCGCGCGGACGGTGCGCGCGCTGACGCAGCTGACCGGCCAGGTCGCGATCGTGCAGTATCCCTCGTTCGCCCGCGCGAACCTCTCGCACGTGGAGCTGGTCGCCCTCGGCGGCCCCCGTGTGCTCGTCATCCTCGTCACCGACACCGGCCGCGTCTCCCAGCGGATCGCCCTGGTCCCGTTCGAGCCGTCCGAGGGCGACATCGTCCAGCTGCGGGCGCGGGTGGGCGCGCTGCTCGTGGGCCGCAGCGTCGCCGACTGCGCGCAGACGGTCGCGACGACCGACGCGCCGCGACCCGGCAATGCGCTCGACGCGATCGCAGACGCGGTGCTCCGCGTCGTCGGCGAAGAGCTCGAGGAGTTCCGTCAGGACCGCCTGGTCATGGCGGGCGCGGCGACCCTCGCCAAGCGCGAATCCGACTTCCGCGGCAGCATCTACCCGCTTCTCGAGGCCATCGAGGAACAGGTCACGCTGCTGCGGCTCATGACCGAGATGGTGGCCGACGAGCAGGGTCTTTCGGCCAGCATCGGCCGCGAGAACGAACCGTTCGGTCTGGTGGAGGCATCCGTCCTCGCGAGCCGGTACGACGGTTCCGCGGGCGGCGCGCGCGTGGGCCTGCTGGGCCCCATGCGCATGGACTACTCCTCCAACCTCGCGGCGGTCCGCGCCGTCGCGCACTACCTCACCCGGATGCTCGAAGACGACGACACCGCTCGTTGA
- a CDS encoding ComEC/Rec2 family competence protein, with product MSERKALRRRAWRTVAVAVGTWTAAAVTTATPEAWTVAVGLGLAATAVGAVFVRFRHPPLLVATVALACAAATGGTAAALVPTRQAVADLEVNGGRHLRVTATVTGHVSGSADGGAWFDATVTSVSAGQTTVRGVIPARIGVDADGRERLSAAGQGSEVVVSGRAIPADPAERAILVLRAGDVDRAPPPQGMWAAFEDLRDGLVASTRGLPQPGAGLIPGLAVGDTSSLDPVTETAMKASSLSHLTAVSGANCALVVGAAFALLAACGARRWVRVTGALLVLAGFVVLVTPEPSVVRAAAMSAIGILALGFGRPTVGIAVLAAAVTALLVADPWLCRSLGFALSTAATAALLVLARPLADGLGRWMPRPLALALAVPTSAQLVCGPLIVLIDPHVPLLGIAANLLADPAAAPATIAGALACVAPFPWLRDGLTALAWIPAAWIAGVAHTTASSTAQNLPWPDGLPGAALLAVIGAAIAVAVTRPRRVPRLTALATLVVAILVGAAGGTSTIRTVAGPLTVPTTWQVAMCDVGQGDATLWRSGDAVALVDTGPEPEPLAACLQTFGIDRLDLVVLTHFDKDHVGGSDAILGKADVVVHGPTGEAADQRLLDRFSTGGARVIAATIGMTGQVGDTRWQALGPLPGMEPGNDASVAIDVTGAGFPRTVMLGDLGADPQAALLRRIDVPRVEIVKVSHHGSADQDPALYERLHADLGLIGVGAGNTYGHPTEHLLDILRANGTVAARTDTDGILAVWRGDEGKLTLWRQRAP from the coding sequence ATGAGCGAGCGGAAGGCCCTCCGGAGGCGGGCGTGGCGAACGGTCGCCGTGGCGGTCGGCACGTGGACCGCGGCGGCCGTCACGACCGCGACGCCGGAGGCGTGGACGGTGGCTGTCGGTCTCGGTCTGGCCGCCACGGCCGTCGGTGCCGTCTTCGTCCGGTTCCGGCATCCGCCCCTGCTGGTCGCGACGGTCGCGTTGGCGTGCGCCGCCGCCACGGGAGGGACGGCCGCCGCGCTCGTCCCCACGCGCCAGGCCGTCGCCGACCTCGAGGTGAACGGAGGTCGTCATCTGCGCGTGACCGCCACCGTCACCGGGCATGTGTCGGGCAGCGCCGACGGCGGGGCGTGGTTCGACGCGACGGTGACGAGCGTCTCCGCGGGCCAGACCACCGTGCGCGGCGTGATCCCCGCGCGGATCGGTGTCGACGCCGACGGGCGAGAGCGTCTGTCCGCCGCCGGGCAGGGGAGTGAGGTCGTGGTGTCCGGGCGGGCGATCCCGGCCGATCCGGCCGAACGGGCGATCCTCGTGCTCCGGGCCGGCGACGTGGACCGCGCCCCTCCGCCGCAGGGTATGTGGGCGGCGTTCGAGGATCTGCGCGACGGGCTCGTCGCCTCGACCCGAGGACTCCCGCAACCCGGGGCCGGCCTCATCCCCGGGCTGGCCGTGGGCGACACGTCGAGTCTCGACCCCGTCACCGAGACGGCGATGAAAGCGTCCTCGCTCTCACACCTCACCGCGGTGTCCGGAGCCAACTGCGCCCTCGTGGTCGGTGCGGCCTTCGCACTCCTGGCCGCGTGCGGCGCGCGTCGATGGGTCCGGGTGACCGGCGCCCTCCTGGTGCTCGCGGGGTTCGTCGTCCTCGTCACGCCCGAGCCGAGCGTGGTGCGGGCCGCGGCGATGAGCGCGATCGGCATCCTGGCCCTCGGGTTCGGCAGACCCACGGTCGGGATCGCCGTCCTCGCCGCCGCGGTCACCGCGCTCCTCGTCGCCGACCCGTGGCTGTGCCGATCCCTCGGTTTCGCGCTGTCGACCGCGGCCACCGCCGCTCTCCTCGTGCTCGCCCGCCCTCTGGCCGACGGACTCGGACGATGGATGCCGCGCCCTCTCGCACTCGCCCTGGCGGTGCCGACGTCGGCACAGCTGGTGTGCGGCCCGCTCATCGTGCTGATCGACCCGCACGTGCCGCTGTTGGGCATCGCGGCGAACCTGCTCGCCGACCCGGCGGCGGCGCCCGCGACGATCGCCGGCGCGCTCGCGTGCGTCGCGCCGTTCCCGTGGCTGCGCGACGGGCTGACGGCTCTGGCGTGGATCCCCGCCGCGTGGATCGCCGGGGTCGCGCACACGACGGCGTCGTCGACGGCGCAGAACCTCCCCTGGCCGGACGGTCTCCCGGGGGCGGCCCTCCTCGCGGTGATCGGTGCCGCGATCGCGGTCGCCGTCACGCGCCCGCGGCGGGTGCCGCGACTGACCGCGCTCGCCACCCTGGTCGTCGCGATCCTCGTCGGCGCGGCCGGGGGGACGAGCACGATCCGCACGGTCGCGGGCCCCCTCACCGTGCCGACGACATGGCAGGTGGCCATGTGCGACGTCGGGCAGGGGGATGCCACGCTCTGGCGCTCCGGCGACGCCGTGGCGCTCGTCGACACCGGTCCAGAACCCGAACCGCTCGCCGCGTGCCTTCAGACGTTCGGGATCGATCGCCTCGACCTGGTCGTCCTCACGCACTTCGACAAGGATCACGTCGGCGGTTCCGATGCCATCCTCGGGAAGGCGGATGTGGTGGTGCACGGACCCACCGGCGAAGCCGCCGACCAGAGGCTGCTCGACCGGTTCTCCACCGGTGGCGCCCGCGTGATCGCCGCCACCATCGGGATGACGGGACAGGTCGGCGACACCCGCTGGCAGGCTCTCGGCCCACTCCCGGGCATGGAGCCGGGCAACGACGCCAGCGTCGCGATCGACGTCACGGGCGCGGGATTCCCCCGCACCGTGATGCTGGGCGACCTCGGAGCCGATCCCCAAGCCGCTCTGCTCCGCCGCATCGACGTTCCCCGCGTCGAGATCGTGAAGGTGTCCCACCACGGCAGCGCCGACCAGGACCCCGCCCTCTACGAGCGTCTCCACGCCGACCTCGGGCTCATCGGCGTCGGCGCGGGGAACACGTACGGGCATCCGACGGAGCATCTTCTCGACATCCTGCGGGCGAACGGGACGGTCGCTGCCCGCACCGACACCGACGGCATCCTCGCGGTCTGGCGCGGCGACGAAGGGAAGCTGACGCTGTGGCGCCAGCGGGCGCCGTGA
- the holA gene encoding DNA polymerase III subunit delta, producing MTPAPRRSAPAKAKSAIPQIGWRTPQPAPIVLVSGPEEVCAERAIAGVREFLKSEDPSLEVTDVRADDYTAGTLLGVTSPSLFGEPRLVRVGGVEKCSDTFLTEALAYIEHPQDGATVVLRHTGASVRGKKLLDAIRAGQGNGIEIACPAIKRDSDRFDFAVGEFKAAQKKIAPVALRSLVSAFADDLTELAAACQQLIADVPGDIDERTVERYYGGRVETSAFTVADTAIAGHYGQALLALRHALASGADPVPLVAAVAMKLRTMARVAGNRESSGALAQRLGMKDWQVDRARRDLVGWSATTLGMAIHATARADAEVKGASRDAVFALERMITIIATRQPYGR from the coding sequence GTGACCCCGGCACCCCGACGCTCCGCCCCCGCGAAGGCCAAGTCGGCGATCCCGCAGATCGGCTGGCGCACCCCGCAGCCCGCGCCGATCGTGCTCGTCTCGGGTCCTGAAGAGGTATGCGCCGAGCGCGCGATCGCGGGCGTCCGCGAGTTCCTCAAGAGCGAAGATCCGAGCCTCGAGGTCACCGATGTCCGCGCCGACGACTACACGGCCGGAACGCTGCTGGGCGTCACATCACCCTCGCTGTTCGGCGAACCGCGCCTGGTGCGCGTCGGCGGCGTCGAGAAGTGCTCCGACACGTTCCTCACCGAGGCACTCGCCTACATCGAGCATCCTCAAGACGGCGCGACGGTCGTCCTGCGGCACACCGGCGCGAGCGTCCGCGGCAAGAAGCTCCTGGATGCCATCCGTGCCGGCCAGGGGAACGGCATCGAGATCGCGTGCCCCGCGATCAAGCGCGACTCCGACCGTTTCGACTTCGCCGTCGGCGAGTTCAAGGCCGCGCAGAAGAAAATCGCCCCGGTCGCGCTGCGCTCCCTCGTCTCGGCGTTCGCCGACGACCTCACCGAGCTCGCCGCCGCGTGCCAGCAGCTGATCGCCGACGTCCCCGGCGACATCGACGAGCGGACCGTCGAGCGCTACTACGGCGGCCGCGTCGAGACCTCCGCGTTCACCGTGGCCGACACGGCGATCGCCGGTCACTACGGCCAGGCCCTTCTCGCACTGCGGCACGCCCTGGCATCCGGGGCCGACCCCGTCCCTCTGGTCGCCGCGGTCGCGATGAAGCTGCGCACGATGGCGCGCGTCGCCGGCAACCGCGAATCGTCGGGCGCGCTGGCACAGCGCCTCGGCATGAAGGACTGGCAGGTCGACCGCGCGCGCCGCGACCTCGTCGGCTGGAGCGCCACGACCCTCGGCATGGCGATCCACGCCACCGCGCGCGCCGACGCCGAGGTGAAGGGGGCTTCGCGCGACGCGGTCTTCGCCCTCGAGCGCATGATCACGATCATCGCGACCCGCCAGCCCTACGGCCGCTGA
- the hemW gene encoding radical SAM family heme chaperone HemW, whose protein sequence is MGGPLPLGDPAPVDGRLPDDLPLDPAADFGVYLHVPFCRVRCGYCDFNTYTSSELRGARQEDFADTLAAEVRLAGGVMDAAGGRRAASTVFFGGGTPTLLPPGDLARMLGTVRDEFGIADGAEVTVEANPDTVDDRVAETLAAAGVTRLSIGMQSAQPHVLAVLDRTHDPRNVATAVASARRAGLDVSLDLIYGAPGESLDDWRASLETATALRPDHVSAYALIVEDGTKLARQIRSGVVAMPDDDLQADMYELADDLLGGAGYDWYEVSNWATDTARRSRHNLAYWRGTDWWGFGPGAHSHVAGLRWWNVKHPAAYAQRLAAGESPAAARERPDETARRLESVLLRSRIREGLPVSELLGAGRKAVASLIADGLVEGQDAVRGRIVLTRRGRLLADAVVRALTA, encoded by the coding sequence ATGGGCGGACCGCTCCCACTCGGCGATCCGGCCCCCGTCGACGGGCGACTGCCCGACGACCTGCCGCTCGATCCCGCCGCCGACTTCGGCGTGTACCTGCACGTCCCGTTCTGCCGGGTGCGCTGCGGCTACTGCGACTTCAACACCTACACGTCGAGCGAGCTCCGCGGTGCGCGCCAGGAGGACTTCGCCGACACGCTGGCCGCCGAGGTGCGCCTGGCGGGCGGGGTGATGGATGCCGCGGGCGGGCGGCGTGCGGCATCCACCGTGTTCTTCGGGGGCGGCACCCCCACGCTGCTGCCGCCGGGGGATCTGGCACGGATGCTGGGGACCGTGCGCGACGAGTTCGGCATCGCCGACGGTGCCGAGGTGACGGTGGAGGCGAACCCCGACACCGTCGACGACCGCGTCGCCGAGACGCTGGCGGCGGCGGGCGTGACCCGGCTGTCGATCGGGATGCAGTCCGCGCAGCCGCACGTCCTGGCGGTGCTCGACCGCACCCACGACCCGCGCAACGTCGCGACGGCGGTCGCGTCGGCTCGCCGCGCGGGCCTCGACGTGTCGCTCGATCTCATCTACGGCGCGCCGGGGGAGTCGCTCGACGACTGGCGCGCGTCGCTCGAGACGGCGACGGCGCTGCGGCCCGATCACGTCTCGGCGTACGCGCTGATCGTCGAGGACGGCACGAAGCTCGCCCGGCAGATCCGCTCCGGCGTCGTGGCGATGCCGGATGACGACCTGCAGGCCGACATGTACGAGCTCGCCGACGACCTCCTCGGCGGTGCCGGCTACGACTGGTACGAGGTGTCGAACTGGGCGACCGACACGGCCCGCCGCTCGCGGCACAACCTCGCATACTGGCGCGGCACCGACTGGTGGGGCTTTGGCCCGGGCGCGCACAGCCACGTCGCCGGACTCCGGTGGTGGAACGTGAAGCATCCCGCGGCGTACGCGCAGCGCCTGGCCGCGGGGGAGTCGCCGGCCGCGGCACGCGAGCGGCCGGACGAGACCGCACGGCGCCTCGAGTCCGTGCTCCTGCGCAGCCGGATCCGCGAGGGGTTGCCGGTGTCCGAACTCCTCGGCGCGGGCCGGAAGGCCGTGGCATCCCTCATCGCCGACGGCCTCGTCGAAGGGCAGGATGCCGTGCGCGGGCGCATCGTGCTCACGCGTCGGGGCCGGCTGCTCGCCGACGCCGTCGTCCGCGCCCTCACCGCCTGA
- a CDS encoding alpha/beta hydrolase: MTVQVVLVHGIRTSATMWRAQVEHLRERGNPVTAVDLPGHGTRRGEVFTLDEAFATIDRAVQDAATRGPVLLVGHSMGGLLCIDYVGREDPPPVAAFIAASCTSIPRGVGLAAYRFLARRFDGLPDRGLGLTNYVLNRTLPTETRHDFGAGGYAFDAQDTALASLSVLDLLAALRRIDVPMWFVNGQWDQLRANEKLFTSIARDAELIVVPRTTHLVTAMRPRVFNALLDVALTTVEATT; the protein is encoded by the coding sequence ATGACGGTCCAGGTCGTGCTCGTGCACGGCATCCGGACGTCCGCGACCATGTGGCGGGCCCAGGTCGAGCACCTGCGGGAACGCGGCAACCCGGTCACCGCGGTGGATCTGCCGGGGCACGGAACCCGCCGCGGCGAGGTCTTCACGCTCGACGAGGCGTTCGCGACGATCGACAGAGCGGTTCAGGATGCCGCGACCCGGGGTCCCGTCCTCCTCGTCGGGCACTCGATGGGCGGGCTGCTGTGCATCGACTACGTCGGGCGCGAGGATCCCCCGCCGGTCGCGGCGTTCATCGCGGCGTCCTGCACCTCGATCCCGCGCGGGGTCGGGCTCGCGGCGTACCGCTTCCTCGCGCGGCGGTTCGACGGCCTGCCCGATCGGGGCCTCGGGCTGACCAACTACGTGCTCAACCGGACGCTGCCCACCGAGACGCGGCACGACTTCGGTGCGGGCGGATACGCCTTCGACGCGCAGGACACCGCGCTGGCGTCGTTGTCGGTGCTCGACCTGCTGGCGGCCCTGCGTCGGATCGACGTGCCGATGTGGTTCGTCAACGGGCAGTGGGATCAGCTGCGGGCCAATGAGAAGCTCTTCACGTCGATCGCGCGGGATGCGGAGTTGATCGTGGTGCCCCGCACGACGCACCTCGTCACGGCGATGCGCCCGCGGGTGTTCAACGCGCTGCTCGACGTGGCGCTCACCACGGTGGAAGCCACGACCTGA
- the lepA gene encoding translation elongation factor 4: protein MSPRALKPLEPSATPPAQIRNFCIIAHIDHGKSTLADRMLQITGVVSDRDMRAQYLDRMDIERERGITIKSQAVRMPWAIDGETFALNMIDTPGHVDFTYEVSRSLAACEGAILLVDAAQGIEAQTLANLYLALENDLTIIPVLNKIDLPAADPEKYAAELAGLIGGKPEDVLRVSGKTGMGVEELLDLIVEKIPAPVGKADAPARAMIFDSVYDAYRGVVTYVRMVDGALSPRERIQMMSTTATHELLEIGVSSPEPVPTKGLGVGEVGYLITGVKDVRQSKVGDTITNHRKPATEALAGYTDPKPMVFSGIYPIDGSDYAELREALDKLKLSDASLQYEPETSVALGFGFRAGFLGLLHLEIITERLSREFGLDLITTAPSVTYEVTTDTGETVSVTNPSEYPDGRVASVSEPIVKVGILLPKDYVGTVMELCQSRRGTLLGMDYLSEDRVELRYNMPLGEIVFDFFDHLKSRTQGYASLDYEPAGQQTADLVKVDILLQGEKVDAFSSIVHREKAYAYGTLMAERLRKLIPRQQFEVPIQAAIGARIIARETIRAIRKDVLAKCYGGDITRKRKLLEKQKEGKKRMKMVGRVEVPQEAFIAALSGDVETKK from the coding sequence ATGTCACCGCGCGCCCTGAAGCCCCTCGAGCCGTCCGCCACCCCGCCGGCGCAGATCCGCAACTTCTGCATCATCGCCCACATCGACCACGGCAAGTCGACGTTGGCCGACCGCATGCTGCAGATCACCGGCGTCGTCAGCGACCGCGACATGCGCGCGCAGTACCTCGACCGCATGGACATCGAGCGCGAGCGCGGCATCACGATCAAGTCGCAGGCGGTGCGGATGCCGTGGGCGATCGACGGCGAGACGTTCGCCCTGAACATGATCGACACGCCCGGCCACGTCGACTTCACGTACGAGGTCAGCCGCTCGCTCGCCGCGTGCGAGGGCGCGATCCTCCTCGTCGACGCCGCGCAGGGCATCGAGGCGCAGACGCTCGCGAACCTCTACCTCGCGCTCGAGAACGATCTGACGATCATCCCGGTGCTCAACAAGATCGACCTCCCGGCGGCCGATCCCGAGAAGTACGCGGCCGAACTCGCGGGTCTCATCGGCGGCAAACCGGAAGACGTGCTGCGGGTGAGCGGCAAGACGGGCATGGGAGTCGAAGAGCTGCTCGACCTCATCGTCGAGAAGATCCCGGCCCCGGTCGGCAAGGCCGACGCCCCGGCCCGCGCGATGATCTTCGACTCCGTGTACGACGCGTACCGCGGTGTGGTGACGTACGTCCGCATGGTCGACGGCGCGCTGTCGCCGCGCGAACGCATCCAGATGATGTCGACGACAGCGACGCACGAACTGCTGGAGATCGGTGTCTCGAGCCCCGAGCCGGTGCCCACCAAGGGTCTCGGCGTCGGTGAGGTCGGCTACCTGATCACCGGTGTGAAGGACGTGCGGCAGTCCAAGGTCGGCGACACGATCACCAACCACCGCAAGCCCGCCACCGAGGCCCTCGCCGGATACACCGACCCGAAGCCCATGGTCTTCTCGGGCATCTACCCGATCGACGGCAGCGACTACGCGGAGCTGCGCGAAGCCCTCGACAAGCTCAAGCTCTCCGACGCCTCGCTGCAATACGAGCCCGAGACCTCGGTCGCGCTCGGCTTCGGCTTCCGCGCCGGCTTCCTGGGGCTCCTGCACCTCGAGATCATCACCGAGCGCCTCTCGCGCGAGTTCGGCCTCGACCTCATCACCACCGCCCCGTCGGTGACGTACGAGGTCACCACCGACACGGGCGAGACGGTCTCGGTCACCAACCCCAGCGAGTACCCCGACGGTCGCGTCGCCTCGGTGTCCGAGCCGATCGTGAAGGTCGGCATCCTGCTGCCGAAGGACTACGTCGGAACGGTCATGGAGCTGTGCCAGTCGCGCCGCGGCACGCTGCTCGGCATGGACTACCTCAGCGAAGACCGCGTCGAGCTGCGGTACAACATGCCGCTCGGCGAGATCGTCTTCGACTTCTTCGACCATCTGAAGAGCCGCACGCAGGGCTACGCGAGCCTCGACTACGAACCGGCCGGTCAGCAGACCGCCGACCTGGTCAAGGTCGACATCCTGCTGCAGGGCGAGAAGGTGGATGCCTTCAGCTCGATCGTCCACCGCGAGAAGGCCTACGCGTACGGCACGCTGATGGCCGAGCGCCTGCGCAAGCTCATTCCCCGGCAGCAGTTCGAGGTGCCCATCCAGGCCGCGATCGGTGCGCGCATCATCGCGCGCGAGACCATCCGCGCGATCCGCAAGGACGTGCTCGCCAAGTGCTACGGCGGTGACATCACCCGTAAGCGCAAGCTGCTCGAGAAGCAGAAGGAAGGCAAGAAGCGCATGAAGATGGTGGGCCGCGTCGAGGTGCCGCAGGAGGCGTTCATCGCCGCCCTGTCCGGCGACGTCGAGACCAAGAAGTAG
- a CDS encoding DUF1990 family protein, whose protein sequence is MRRQNFTDDTVDYAAVGATQAHDLMQYPPEHSVPAEDAWRIGSGEERFVAAGELLLSWAPLRSEELSISDVRPAADGGYSGVGFDAEGAPIAPSRLESEQRFAADGTPFVRPGTSVRVHGKVDGHRADAHLRVISVFEEPRRVGYILGTVGHSIVSGEELFSVEWRNNDEVWFVVRAFDRPTAPSYRVFLGLVRRRRRALFQRYLRAISPLYTS, encoded by the coding sequence ATGCGCCGGCAGAACTTCACCGACGACACGGTCGACTACGCGGCGGTCGGCGCCACCCAGGCGCACGACCTGATGCAGTATCCGCCGGAGCACTCGGTGCCCGCCGAGGACGCGTGGCGGATCGGCAGCGGCGAGGAGCGGTTCGTCGCGGCGGGCGAGCTCCTGCTGTCGTGGGCACCACTGCGGTCCGAGGAGCTGAGCATCAGCGACGTGCGCCCGGCGGCCGACGGCGGCTACTCGGGCGTCGGTTTCGATGCGGAGGGCGCCCCGATCGCTCCCAGCCGTCTCGAGTCCGAGCAGCGGTTCGCCGCCGACGGGACGCCCTTCGTCCGCCCCGGCACGAGCGTCCGCGTGCACGGCAAGGTCGACGGCCACCGCGCCGACGCCCACCTGCGCGTGATCTCGGTGTTCGAAGAGCCGCGGCGCGTGGGCTACATCCTCGGCACCGTCGGACACTCGATCGTCAGCGGCGAGGAACTGTTCTCGGTCGAGTGGCGCAACAACGACGAGGTGTGGTTCGTCGTGCGGGCCTTCGACCGCCCCACGGCGCCGTCGTACCGGGTCTTCCTCGGTCTCGTGCGCCGTCGCCGGCGGGCGCTGTTCCAGCGGTACCTGCGGGCGATCTCGCCGCTGTACACCTCCTGA
- the dnaJ gene encoding molecular chaperone DnaJ has translation MADHYEVLGVARDAGPDDIKRAYRRLARELHPDVNPGEDASERFKLVTHAYDVLSDPEQRRRYDMGGDQNPFGGGGAAGFGGFSDIFETFFGGAQGGGGRGPRPRSRRERGQDALVRVTLELGDVVFGVHRDLEVDTAVLCETCQGACTQPGTSEVTCDICHGSGHVQRTVRSLLGNVVTSQPCSVCQGHGTTIPYPCGTCQGQGRVRARRTVSVDIPAGVETGLRLQLPGSGEVGPAGGPNGDLYLEITVESHDAFSREGDDLLATLEVSMPDAILGTATTIESLDGSVDLEVRPGVQSGDVLTIKGRGITPLRGSQRGDLKIGVHVVTPTRLDHKERALIEEFAKRTKAPQPRLAEHQQGLFSKFRDRFRH, from the coding sequence GTGGCTGACCACTACGAGGTCCTCGGCGTCGCGCGCGACGCCGGCCCCGACGACATCAAGCGTGCGTACCGGCGTCTCGCGCGCGAGCTCCACCCGGACGTGAACCCCGGCGAGGACGCGTCCGAGCGGTTCAAGCTCGTCACCCACGCCTACGACGTGCTGAGCGATCCCGAGCAGCGTCGCCGCTACGACATGGGCGGCGACCAGAACCCGTTCGGCGGCGGCGGAGCGGCCGGCTTCGGCGGCTTCAGCGACATCTTCGAGACGTTCTTCGGCGGCGCGCAGGGCGGGGGCGGGCGCGGCCCGCGTCCCCGGTCCCGCCGCGAACGCGGGCAGGACGCTCTGGTCCGCGTCACGCTCGAGCTCGGCGACGTCGTCTTCGGCGTGCACCGCGACCTCGAGGTCGACACCGCGGTCCTGTGCGAGACCTGCCAGGGCGCGTGCACGCAGCCCGGGACGAGCGAGGTGACCTGCGACATCTGCCACGGGTCGGGGCACGTGCAGCGCACGGTCCGCAGCCTCCTCGGCAACGTCGTGACGAGCCAGCCCTGCAGCGTCTGCCAGGGCCACGGCACGACGATCCCGTACCCCTGCGGAACCTGCCAGGGTCAGGGGCGCGTCCGCGCCCGCCGCACGGTGTCGGTCGACATCCCCGCCGGCGTCGAGACGGGCCTGCGCCTGCAGCTCCCCGGCTCGGGCGAGGTCGGTCCCGCGGGCGGCCCGAACGGCGACCTCTACCTCGAGATCACCGTCGAGTCGCACGACGCCTTCAGCCGCGAGGGCGACGACCTGCTCGCGACCCTCGAGGTCTCGATGCCGGATGCCATCCTCGGCACCGCCACGACGATCGAGTCGCTCGACGGCAGCGTCGACCTCGAGGTGCGACCGGGCGTGCAGTCCGGCGACGTGCTGACGATCAAGGGCCGGGGCATCACGCCGCTGCGCGGCAGCCAGCGCGGCGATCTGAAGATCGGCGTGCACGTGGTGACCCCGACGCGACTGGACCACAAGGAGCGCGCCCTCATCGAGGAGTTCGCCAAGCGCACGAAGGCCCCCCAGCCGCGCCTGGCCGAGCACCAGCAGGGCCTGTTCTCGAAATTCCGCGACCGCTTCCGGCACTGA
- the rpsT gene encoding 30S ribosomal protein S20, which produces MANIKSQIKRNKTNEKARERNKAVKSELRTHVRRTREAVLAGDKEAAEKALVLAGKKLDKAVSKGVIHQNQAANRKSAIAKQVAAL; this is translated from the coding sequence GTGGCGAACATCAAGTCGCAGATCAAGCGCAACAAGACCAACGAGAAGGCGCGCGAGCGCAACAAGGCCGTCAAGAGCGAGCTGCGCACGCACGTGCGTCGCACGCGCGAGGCCGTCCTCGCCGGTGACAAGGAAGCCGCCGAGAAGGCGCTCGTCCTCGCCGGCAAGAAGCTCGACAAGGCCGTGAGCAAGGGTGTCATCCACCAGAACCAGGCCGCGAACCGCAAGTCGGCCATCGCGAAGCAGGTCGCCGCTCTCTGA